The genomic window TCATGTTAGTATCACTCCAGATCAAAGGCGCTACCATCGAGTCCAAACCCAGCATCCTCTTTGTCCCACCACCAAGTGATCCTTCTAGAGTCAATCCTCTGAGACTTTCAAGCGATGTTAGGCAACTTTCAGCAGAACAGTTTGCACCTTGGGGCTGGAGAATATAGGGTACTTCTGAAACATGCATTCCATTTCCACCTAGCACGGTATTTGGTAGTTCTTGAAATTTTTGGATGTCTGTGTCTATAGTTGCATCACCAATAAACTGATCAGCCAACATCTTACACGCTCTCTCAAGCATGGCCATATATCTCCGTTCTGCATCTTGGCGAATTTGCAAGTGCTTCTCTGCCTGCAATAACATAATAGTAAGCATTACGGTACTTTTATCAGACATAAGATAATCTATTGAGAAAACAGTAAATAAAACATATCTATTTCATACTATCATTTATTTCTCTCTgcaataaatagttaagggtgtTATTgacaaaacaacaataaatgttgaattgaaatttgaaagtgaCAAGTAAACAGGAACAAAAAAATTCTACAAAAACAACAAGTAATAAGTCCAAAAACGACATATATTGAGTATAACCAAAACTATAATACATTGTGCAGCAAGAAAAGGAAATTTACCTCCACTAGTAAATGTAGCTTACTCTGCACTTCCATTTGTGCTCTTAATGCCTCCTTGACTTCATGGCCCCTATATATCAAATTGCAATTCTCAATTCAATCATTCATTACCATTCAAGAATAAATGGAGGAATAACAATGTCTAGTCTAAAGAAACCACGAAATCCTTACTCATTTGCATCAGAAACTGGTAACTTTGGAGATGAGTTTTCAGTACTAGGGCTTTCAAGAAGATATGAACCTGATATTGCTTCCAAAATAATTCAATCAGTTAAGGCAGAGACATAGACCATAACCAACAGGTTAAAATTACAAACAGAATTGCTAATGTGTACTTTAGGCCTTGTACCACACAAATGACGGTGTTTTCTTTAATCAAGAAACGAACATAGATTAAACAGCTAACCAAGCCTCATCCAAAAAAAGTGGGTGGCATATAATTCAAAGTGTAGAGAGATTAACGTACCATCTTTGCATCCCTCGTCCGAATCTTTTCCAGCTTGTTTACCAAGCCTGTACTTCTACAATGCAGAAAATAATAGTGTAAAACGAAAAAATCGTAAAATTTCTATTATACCAAATATTGTAACTGTTACAACGGGATATACGCAAATGAACCTGAAGATGACTCTTCAAATGATAGAGTGTCAAACCCTTGACGTTCATGCTCCTCATGATTGCTTTTGGTGTGGCTTCTGCAAATGATAatgttaataatataataattgtgAGAAGACCGGTAGATGCAGTTACTTAGAAGAGTTTATCAAATGGAGGAATGCCCAATAATTAGAGTTATAGAGGCATATATTACTCGAATAATGGTATTAGTTATTTCTATAAGAATTCCTAGAAAATATTCGCAATAAATCATAACTCCAACTACAAAGTGAGAAAAGAATCAATGCCATCAATATTTAAAGATTGAAGTTTATAGCACCATAAAAGGAATAAAACACCATCACAATCAAAAGGCAATGctaaaacaacaaaaagaagCTCAACCAAGAAAAATGAGGACTGAACGACTACGATAATGATCTTCATACAAATTCTTAAGGCATACAAATTCTTAAGGGTGAGGTACCAAAGTGTAACTACTAAAATTTAGGGATTAAACTCACTCAAAAAAATTGGGGACCAAACTCACACATTAGCTACATAGAGACTAGAAGTGCAAAAATAAGGCATATTTTTGCTGACATGAATATTCAACGTGACCCAAAAAATGAGATGAGGGACCATAATGCCAAAAAAATTGTGGGactaaaacttcattttttttaaaataagagaccaaaagtgcatttaaacCCTAATTCAATTAAGAAATCACAGTAACATAAGTACATGAAAAGTATGGAATATGCATACACTAATAACATAAATACCTACAATGACAAGACAAACTCTACTAGTACAAGAATGATGCTAACCAACATACAAACATGAAATTGAAGACAAATAGAATAGTTTCACTAAAAGTTTAACACCTCATGTTGTACTACTGGATAGTGGTTTCTACAGCATTCACAATAGATTAACTTAACAACTAATTAAGATGAAACAAAAATGATTACAAATTATGAAAATCAAGTCTAAACACCAATTTGCAACAAATTTCACAAAATTtacaacacacacaaaaaagtACTTCCTTTCCTAACAATAGTTTCCAGCTGTTAAACAAAAACCATTCTTCCCTATCAATGTCAAACTAATAATGgcaaaattaaatcaataaattaacCAAATGGGGTACATCAAAACCACATTTAATTCTACAAAATTAGCCAACACAACAAAAGTATccaaatttagaaaaaaataaagtaatgtGATGATGTGAGAGAGAAATTAATGACATACTGCTAGGACCACCAAGTTGAGTGACAGCATCAACAAAACGTTGGTGAAGGTCAGTAGTCCAACGAAGACGAGGTTTAGGATCAGAAGTAAGAACAAGACAAGGGTCAGTAAGGTGACTATGATGATGATTTGTTTCTtcttgaacaacaacaacacttcCTTCATGGTCATGAGGACGTAACAACCTAGAAAACATCTTTTGTTTCAATGatgaaaaaaacacaaaaacacaGAAAACTCCACCAAcccaagaagaagaaaaagatgaattttttttactattataagAGAAATGGAAGAAGATAGAGATGACCCATTTGGtgaaagaggaagaagaagtgaAATAGGGAAATGGGTAAGTGAAAAGAACAAGACTTTGGTATTGGGAAGAGAAGCCTAGTAGTAGCAAAGCAAATGGAGCTGCCACTGTCACGCTTTACTGTGATTTTGTCACTTTCTGCTTTCTTTATGCTTTTTTCTTatcaaaaatacaaaataataatcaatggCTTTCTTTGTGTTTCCCTCCAATCATTTTTCCGTGGGGTTTAgtttaggggggtgtattggattaggattttgactagagctgggtatgcgggctagcccgccccgtttaacccgccctGCATAAgcccgcatattaaacggggcgaacaagcccgtcatcaaatataaacgagttttaaaattaagttcGAGTTCGGTCCGCGtaagcccgcgggttaaacggttaacccgcggactattacaaagaaaaacttttttcaaaaaaataaacaaaattaataaaatattgatataataaaagttaaaaaaactatattattaataattttatgttataatttgaactaacaaataaaaataaataaagtttgtgatatattattgagtttatctatcttttatatatttgaaagtaatgcaactaaaatcaaattcaacttgTTTTTATCGTAATTATTTCTCCACACATACCTCAAATCCATAAAATAAACCCAGATGATATTGAATAAGAACTTTAActtgttcaaaatataaaaaaagaaatttaatagtCCAAACCAATATTAAAAGTACAACCAAAAATCTAATACAACCAACcgattcaaaaacaaaacagtaATGTATATAATTAACTAATTGAAAACTGAAGGAAAATAGTCACTCCTGCTTGATGCCTCCATTGTAACACTTAAAATCCCTACATTAAAGCATATGATTAAATTGTGTTATTTTGcattaaaacaataaaagataAAGTGTCTAATAGTTAAACAAGAGGGCTTAAGATTACAAACCCAAAACAACAGACGGCAGATCTCATCAATCATCAATAGTTATACTTGGTTCATCtttctcatcatcatcacatTCATATTTTTCTACAATTCGTCACATCAtaaatcataattcataaaagTGTTCGATTTGGATATggaccaaattatttataaatggtaaattttgtaattaattatatttataaaaaaagaatgtgggtcacgggctaacccgcgaacccgcggatttaacccgcataacccgcggttttaacggtccaacccacacgggcaaaaatataaacgggccaaaaaaaaatggtcttaAGACCGCGCGGGCTGCAGGTTAAACGGGTTggcccgcggaccttggtccgtatacccaGCTCTAATTTTGACGgacaattttaacaaaaaaaatcttgaagattttaaaagattttataggattgtatagacttttaagactttttaaaagacttttttacaatcaggaTTTTTCaatttggattttaaaagactttaatggattttataatacagatttttaagatttcaactgactttatgaatttttaatattgaaaaaaactTTCCATTcttggtgaaaaagaaaaagaagggaatgaaaaaaaaaattaacgtgAAAAAAACCAGTTGAATGATAATTAACGTGAAAAAAACAAGTATATCCCTTCCTTTGATTTGAAGatacatggaaaaaaaattatgaatggatcatagattcataatatataagaaagaaagaaagaaagaacaataaattgaaaaaattaaaatcgatgggcaataatatatatatataaataatattgagTACACTTGTATGCATGTCCATTGTCATTCAAAAGAAATCACCatgaagaaatttgaaagagATTGAACGGGAGTTGATGGTGAAAAGAAAATCAGAATATTGATAATGTTCTATTTTGtagataggaaaaaaaaaagtcttgaaatattataaaaagtctCATGGGTTTGGGTGAGATTGTTGGAGGAGTGTTTtgtgtgtattttcaactaaaaagtccatcaaaatccattgcaaagaagaatccatcaaaatccatagacttttgaataccagtggacattttaaaagtggtaagaaatctcaattgaataccaacagattttgttaccctgaaaaaaaaatcttaattgtcttaattgaataccacaagatttatttaacttttctaaaagtcttgattgaataccacaagatttttttatcataaaaaagtcttttaaaatcctatgaaatcctaatccaatacaccccccttagtTTAGGATTCACATTATtagtcacaaaattttatttatggaattttttaagcattaaagatattttaaattGTTAGCCGAGAACGGTTTACAGACGAATTTAGGATGAGTGTAATTCTAGATAGTCGAGGCTAGGATGGTTGAAGGTCGTTAGATGAGTAAAATTTAGAAAACATGATTAGAAATAGAATGTGAGTGGAATGAGTAATAGAACGAATTGTATAACATAGAGAATGCGATAGGATATGTGACAACGTGCAAGCAGAGTAACATTCATACTTTCACATACGATTGTACGAGTACCacttgttaattttaatttagacACAATTAATCAATCAAACGATTTATTTTACTTGCAATTTGTCTTTCATATGTGTAAAtatggattttgttttttttcttaaaaccgaaaaagatttgaaattacaaattttgaaaaaacgTGGAGAATGCATGATTATAGTTTTTTTCCCGCGTTTTTTTAAGATTTGGCCGTTTGTGGCCAAATTACTTTTGGACTTTTTCATTTAATATCTTTTTCagaattttggattttttattattttgaaaattcggaATTCTGAAATTTTTAATATCTGAAAAATCCAAaacttatttttgttaaaacattTAAATTAGAGGACTTTGTTTGAAGTATAAGAACTAGCCGAGGCCCGAGGGGGTGCAAAATAGATTTTTCAAATCATTCTCTTGTTTTGTTTGTTGTCTATGCAGTCCATAATTAACGTTCCCTTTTATGGGCTTGTCTAGGCTTGGTTTCTTCACACTGTGGATTATGTAGAGAAACCCATTGGGCCTAAAATATTGTGTGCTTTGTACTGAAGAAAATTATACTCTATATATAGtatatgaataatgctagcaacacactctttaataaacacactccaacacactctcttttattggttgaaattcacattggtcccataaaaaaatgtggacccatataatttttatgggacccatataaattttaaccaatagaagaaagtgtgttagagtgtgtttgttaaagagtgtgttgctagcactcctcgtAGTATATATACCACAACTGACCTAAATATTAAGGATAATAATTAGattcatatttattaattatacaCAAAAAAGTATTCATAATAAATACAGAGTATAATAAAAACTCGCATTAtaggtttataaaaaaaataacttgtatTATAGATTGTgtcagaaaataaaaaatttgcatTATAGGTATGAAAAGAAAATGGATAAAATGCAAAGGTATGTGCGGTGGGAAAAACTATGGGAGGGTTGGATAAAATGTAACGTGGACATGAAATTTTTTGTTGGGGCTGGTGTCACTATGGCGGGAGCTTGTTTCCATAATCATTTAGGCCACTTTGTGGCCGTGCAACTATCAACTTTGAAGGGGGGAGCACGAGCTCTTTTGCTTGCTATAGAAGAGGCTGAGGGGGTTTGATCGAGCTCTtttgcttgcaattcatttgAAGCGTTAAGGTACTTCTGAAATTCGTTTAattgttgttcatattattcatattatgtcattttttgtaaattttgagGTAAAGTTTGTTAGAAGATAAACAAATTTGGTGTCTCATACGCTTGCTAGTGTAACCAATTCTTAGACTAGTCTCCATAGATTTGAGTTTATTTCTTTATATATTAAACATTAGTAACTGATTAATGAAATTAATTAGGTTtgctttaataaaaaaatagataaataccAAATGAGTAGGTACTCGACGTTGCACAATTATATTTATTACGAACCTAGAATCTCATGTATACTACCTAAACTTCTTATAGTTGACCTACCATCACATgcaatattatttttcaaaaatataaaatcaacaaaataattggTCCTTGTAACATAATTAAGCTAGTTGGTTAGAAAAGTAATGGACCTACAGATAAAGAAAATGTAACATAATATTAGGGTCATTTGTATCTGCATGTGCACTCCATGATATTCTACCACCATTGTTCTATAACCTCTTATTATTTCATGGGATTTCCATTGACTAATTGCAATTAGTGGTCGAGAATGTGAAATGAAATCAATTTGACAATGACTATACTGGTTTTTATGTCAATTTTAATAAGATCATTGGGGATTCTTTGtccattttaatttctttattttctattgaaagAGATATTTAACTTTACGAGATATGGATGGATAGCTTGAtcataatataaattattaacaagAGTTATGATATGCACGTTgattataataaattttgaatGTGATCATTTTCTCACTAAATTATGTTTTCTACTCATTTTAAAtaaggggttttctaacttagaccctagttaggtctaagttagcaaggtgcaccttttgagttggacaaaaatacccatttttttttttttgaaacaatagagcaactggggcatgtatgtaatttgcatcataaaaatacctttttttttttttttttaaacaatagaacaactattacattttttaaatttcttccaaatttcgacctcattttacgtgcgaatcgaacgccgatttcaaaaactaataccggaaacctttgtaaaattgaaaaacgatcaaaatccatataaggaacgtcgagtttcgttgagtattgagggagatcgaaccgggtcaaaaaccgggtcgcacgacccgtttctgcataaaacgggtgggagggacgatgaacagtgcgcgtcgcccacgcccactctcaccggcggcgcgtgggggcgcgtgcggcctcagggaagctctattttttttttattttttcataataaaatagtagataatattctggaaattttggtatattgtatgaaatttttggagatacgaaactatttttagttaattaaatgagtaaaaaggtaattaaaaatattataattccataaaaaaattccaaaattttatgtaaagtactatgaattatttagaaccctcttgtgtacctcactctccctagttcaagtcatgaaattattttcacaaattccgctgattatttaaaaccatttaacaaataataataataatttcatagatttgtactctgaaaccaattgtttttttatttgtttctaataaaatattagataatattctggaacttttggtatattttatgaaattttttgagacctgaaactatttttcgttaattaaataagataaaacggtaattaaaaactattgtttgcttctgaaaccatttagctggaagaatggtttcagagagttatactgtgaaaccattctagcagtaaaatggtttcagaagcaaacaattaaaaatcaactcccctgaaaccattctatcagtgaaatggtttcaaagtacaacgctctgaaaccattgtagcagctaaatggtttcagaatggtttcagaagcaaacaattaagaaattactcactgaaaccattttaccagtaaaatggtttcagagagttatactgtgaaaccattctaccagctaaatggtttcacagtattatataaagataattaaaggtagtgaaaaattgagtttttttttttgtgtccaaatcaaacgaaccaagtctctatttgtagacaaaaaaaaattatgaattttggtataaaaataaaaaaataaaaaattaatttacaacgaaataattgagtttaaagtattaaatgaaaaaaaaaacacgccaaccacccagcagttgacacgtgtcctgcttttttaaaatgaaattttctctctccaggcgcagatctagtgtggtgcacgggctggcttatcatggagatggatgatctggactgtctgattgatccgacagccatgatgagatcatctcttggccgtctgatggaaatcaacggtctgtaacggtggtcctgcggtaggcgcgcgacactggatcagcgccaatatgttttttttttttttttttaaaaaaaagaaagggtatttttgtccaactcaaaaggtgcaccttgctaatttagacccaactgggtctaaattagcagcccccatttAAATAAAATGAGTTTTGCTCTCCAATATGATGGGATAATTTTGCCCAAATGCATGTCTAACAAAATACATAATTGGATGATAATTAGGGCCGGCCTAATTATATATAAAGCTGACAAAGCCCTTGTTTTAAGCCtgcaaaaaattaatatttttttatttataaaaatggtctcataatagaaaaaaaaaagttatcaatattttttaacatcGATCATGAAGTGTAATGTTTGATTTAAGGTTGATTAAGTACATTtggaacaaaaataatttagtgaGACATATATTATCCCTCGAAGAATCGAAGGTATATCTAACAACTAATGAGAATAAATTGGCATGTTGTATTCATAAATAtaacttcttcttttttgtcaaataacctagtggctagaaaattttATCATTAAGATGGATAAGTAAGATGACCGAAGTTCgatccctgcatatataatacaatgtcctACGAACTGAACTAAGCCCACGGGACACTCACAAATATTGTATTACTTTTACTTCactaataaataatttgttttattcgGCTAATTTTTATAGGTTGTTAAGTAAACTacatttaaattctttgaagttaaaaaacaaacattttcatAGATAGGCAAATAAACTTTTGTAAGGGGTGGAATTAAGCAAAggtaaaataaattaacatcCATAGcctaaaatatttacaaatagatatataaatagaaaattttCAGTTTTCACCATATATGGTAATGTTCAATTTCTACCCAAAGAAAACATGTTTCTATTTTATCTCATTATTCATCATGGGGAGTCTAATTAGATGTACTCTTAAATGGCAGACACTACCATTAAATAAAGTGTACTTCATGTGAAAGCAACAAACAACTTTTGGAAAATAATAACACGAGCACAACAATAACCTTAAATTAAAAACCATAACATTTGAAGCTTGGTTACCCCACCCTCCTACCACATTACAAAATTGTGTCACAACTTAAAGTGAGATTTTTCAATTCCTAACAATTTTTTCTAAGAATTCAACCTCATTTGACTAAATTATATACATAAAAACATGATAATATAATTAGAGAAACATTAAATGTCAACCATTGATTCTCTCTTGTGAACCATACACAAAAGTATGTCATGGT from Trifolium pratense cultivar HEN17-A07 linkage group LG1, ARS_RC_1.1, whole genome shotgun sequence includes these protein-coding regions:
- the LOC123909804 gene encoding protein PHR1-LIKE 2-like isoform X2; translation: MFSRLLRPHDHEGSVVVVQEETNHHHSHLTDPCLVLTSDPKPRLRWTTDLHQRFVDAVTQLGGPSKATPKAIMRSMNVKGLTLYHLKSHLQKYRLGKQAGKDSDEGCKDGSYLLESPSTENSSPKLPVSDANEGHEVKEALRAQMEVQSKLHLLVEAEKHLQIRQDAERRYMAMLERACKMLADQFIGDATIDTDIQKFQELPNTVLGGNGMHVSEVPYILQPQGANCSAESCLTSLESLRGLTLEGSLGGGTKRMLGLDSMVAPLIWSDTNMRTQGIHLSQVNPQGIARYGM
- the LOC123909804 gene encoding protein PHR1-LIKE 2-like isoform X1, with the protein product MFSRLLRPHDHEGSVVVVQEETNHHHSHLTDPCLVLTSDPKPRLRWTTDLHQRFVDAVTQLGGPSKATPKAIMRSMNVKGLTLYHLKSHLQKYRLGKQAGKDSDEGCKDAISGSYLLESPSTENSSPKLPVSDANEGHEVKEALRAQMEVQSKLHLLVEAEKHLQIRQDAERRYMAMLERACKMLADQFIGDATIDTDIQKFQELPNTVLGGNGMHVSEVPYILQPQGANCSAESCLTSLESLRGLTLEGSLGGGTKRMLGLDSMVAPLIWSDTNMRTQGIHLSQVNPQGIARYGM